The following is a genomic window from Geobacillus subterraneus.
GGCTAACACTTTTAACTTAGCGCCGAATTCCGGGAATAAAAACCCGACGATAATCCCTAAAAGAATACCGATAATGACTTGCACGGTTAAATTTTTAAATTTCCCCCGCATTTCTCCCACTCCTTTCATCTCCTTGACAACGCTTTCAGCACTATCATAAAGAAAAATCGATCAAATAAAAATATTATGGTGATAATGGTCGTTTTGGTCTTTTTGTTCTCAAACGTTTACAAAGGCTGCGTCTATCGCCAGAAAAGAGAGGGTGTCCGAAAAGGATCAGGACACCCTCTTTCGCCGCTATATATACGTACTGACTGTTTGTGCTAAACTATATGTTGTTCCGATCTTAAAGGCAGACGACCTTTTGGGTCAGCCTCCTATTCATCGGATTTCTTGATTTCATTCAAAAGTCTAGAACCGAACCGTCTCGTAAATTCCTGATACAGCGGGGCCAATTTCCGTTCCCATCTCCGCTTTTCTGTTTCCGACAGCAAATAAAGATGGACATCCTCACGCCGCTTCAGCTGCTGCAATTCCCGCTCATTTTGCGCCTTTGACTGGCGCAAATTCCATCTTGTCGCCTCGTCCATCGCTTCAGCTATGTTTTGCTGGATCTCTTTCGGCAAACTGTTCCAAAACGACTGGTTCATCATGACTGCATAGCCAAGATAGCCGTGGTTGCTGATTGTAATATACGGCTGAAACTTGTAAAACCCTTTCGAATAAATGTTAGAAATCGTATTTTCCTGGCCGTCAAACTCATGCCGTTCAAGCGCCCGGTATACACGGTCAAATGAGACAGCAACCGGTTCGCCGCCAAGCAGGCGAAACTGCTTGTCGATCACCTCGCTCGGCATAATGCGAAAACGCAACCCACGGAAATCATCAGGCTCGACAAGCGGACGCGTTGTGCCCATCATTTGCTTAAATCCATTGCTCCAAAGCGCCAGCCCTTTGATTCCTTTTTCTTCAAGCATTCCGAGCAGTTCGGCTCCCACTTTTCCGGTGAACACACGGCGCACATCGTTGTCATCGTGAAACAAAAACGGCAAATCGAGCACCTGCCACTCCGGGATGAGTTCTGTCACCTTCGAAAACGACGGGGCGATCATTTGTACATCGCCGCGCAACAGCGCATCAAGCTCCTCTCCATCCGAATAAAGCGAGCCGTTCGCAAACACTTCGACTTTAACGCGGCCGTTTGTCTTTTGTTCGACAAGTTCGGCAAACTTTTGCGCTGCCAGCCCTTTCGGTGTATTTTCCGCAACGACATGGCTAAAGTAAATGATAATTTGTTTTTGCAGCCCCCTTTGTTCATCATCGTATACAATCCGCTCTTGATCAGCTTGGCGGCTGCCGGTCCATGCGGCAAGACCGACACCGATGACAAGAAGGAGCACCCACCATTTCCACTTTCTCCCCATTATTCACCCCATGTTCATCCTTTGTTTTCTTCCTTTTTATCATATCACTAGAATCATGTTAGAATGAATAATAATGAATTTTCCGCATAGTAAAGAGGAGTTCATCGATGAATCGACTGCCGATCCGTTGGAAAATCACGATTTTAATTTTTGTCATCGTCAGCTTTTCGATGCTGCTGAGCGGCGTATTTATCATTAGCGACTTTTTCCATACGAAGGAAGAAGAATTAAGCCAACGCGCCTTGTTGACAGCGCGCACCGTATCCGAACTGCCGGAAGTTAAGCAGCACATTGTCGGGTCAAAGCAAAGCCGAGCGCTCGTGAACCCGATCGTCGAACGGGTGCGTGTCATCCATAGCGCCGATTATATTGTTGTGCTCGACATGAACAAAATTCGCCTCTCCCATCCGCTTCCAGCGATGATTGGTACCGTCTCCCGCGGGGCTGATGAAGGGCCGGCATTCGCGGAACATACGTATACATCGAAAGCGCGCGGAGAAATCGGGACAGTGGTTCGCGCCTTCGTCCCCATCATGAATCGCGATCATGAACAAATTGGCGTTACCATCGCCGCTTACCGACTGCCGACGTTTTGGGAAGCGATTGATACGTTAAAAGAAGAAATCGCCATGGCGGTCGTTTTGTCGCTAGCCGCCGGCGGAAGCGGAGCTTGGCTGCTCGCCTCTCATATTAAGCGGCAAATGTTTGAGCTTGAACCGCATGAAATCGCCAAACTGCTTGTGGAGCGGACAGAGGCGTTTAACGCCATGCACGAAGGCGTCATCGCCATTGACAGCAATGAAAACATCACCATTTTTAATGATCGGGCGAAGCAAATGCTTGGCATCGAAGGGGACGTAATCGGACGCCCGATTCGTTCCGTAATCCCGGATACGTACCTTCCGGAGATCTTGGAAGTGAACAAACCGATTTACAACAAAGAACTACAGCTCGGCAACTTAACGATTTGGAGCAACCGCATCCCGATTAAGGTCAATGGGGAAACGGTTGGCGCGATTGCCATATTCCAAGATCGCACCGAAGTGAAACGGCTGGCTGAGGAATTAACGGGGGTAAAGGCGTTTGTCCACGCCTTGCGTGTGCAAAACCATGAGTACATGAATAAGCTCCATACGATTGCCGGCCTGATCCAGCTCGGTCATGTTGAGAAGGCGCTTGAGTACGTGTTCCAAGTTACGGAAGAACAGGCGGAGCTCACGCAGTTTTTAAGCCGCAACATCAAGGATGAGAGCATTTCCGGACTATTGTTAAGCAAAATCCGCCGCGGCAAGGAGCTCGGCATTCGTGTGACGATCGACCGGCACAGCCGGCTGCACCGCTTCCCGCCGCACCTCGACCATCATGATTTCGTCATTCTCCTTGGCAACCTGATTGAAAACGCCTTCGATGCGTTCCAAGGGATCACCGATCGGGAGAAAGAAATCTACATCAGCATGGAACAAAATGAAGAGATTTGCTCCCTCTCGGTTGAGGACAACGGCCAAGGCATCGCCCGCGAGCATATCGATCGCATTTTTGACGAAGGCTTTTCAACAAAAGGAAAGAACGGACGCGGCATCGGCCTATATTTGGTGAAGCAAATTGTGGAAAAGGGAAACGGCCACATCAGCGTTCAGTCCGAGGAAGGGAAAGGAACCGTATTTACCATTACGTTTGATATGTAACGCCATTGATTCATGCAGCGGCGGCCGCATTCGACGCGCTTCCGCCCTCGAGATAAAGGAGGAAAGGCAATGTATCGTGTATTGCTCATTGAAGATGACCCGATGGTTCAAGAAGTAAACCGGGCAAATGATTGAACAAGTGAACGGTTTCACCGTCGTCGGCCTCGCCGGGAACGGAGAGGAAGGGCTGCGGTTGATCGAGGAACTCCACCCTGATGTAGCGGTCATTGACATTTACATGCCGCAATTAGACGGCCTCGAGACGTTAAAGGAAATTCGCGCCCGTGGGCATGAAGTGGATATTCTGGCCATCACCGCCGCAAGCGACATCGAAACCGTGCGCCGCGTTCTGCAAAACGGCACATTTGACTATATTGTCAAACCGTTCAAATTCGAACGGCTCAAACAGGCGTTAGAAAATTATCGCACCTTCCGTCAATCATTGGCGGAAAAAGAGTCGCTCACCCAAGCGGAGCTTGATGCGCTGCGGCAAACACCGGAGCAGCCGGCCGTCTCACCGGCAGAACTTCCGAAAGGATTAAACGAAGTGACATTGGAAAAAGTGATCGCTTATTTGCGCCAGCACCGTTTCCCCGTCTCCGCTGAAGAAGTGGCCGAGGGGGTCGGCATCGCCCGCGTCACCGCCCGCCGCTATTTAGAGCATCTCGAGAAAAGCGGAAAAGTCGTGCTTGATGTGCAATACGGCGGTGTTGGCCGCCCCGTCAACCGCTATGAGTTGAAACGGCTATAGCCTACCCGGTAGCCCGCACGATCAATCGGGTAGGCAACTCTTCTTGTTTTCGCGGGACATTTCCTGTCTCCAGCCAATGGTGAAGAAGGCGGAATGCTCTTTCTCCGAGCGTAAAATGAGGAAGCGCCACGGTTGTAATGCCCAGCATTTCGGCCAACGGATCATTATCAAATCCAATGATGGCAAGCTCCTCTGGAATACGCACCCCGACGCGCTGCGCGTATAACACGATGCCGGCCGCCACTTGGTCGCTCGTCACAAGCAAAGCGCTCGGCCGCTCCCCCATTGCCATCCATTGCTCGATCACGCGCTTTCCGTCTTCAAGAAATAGACAACCGTCAAAAATCCATTGGCGCTGGGGAGTGACGCCGGCGTCACGCAATACCTCTTCATACGCCGCCGCCCGCGCCTGGCTGTTCGGGCCTGTCCTTCTTCCAATGCAATAGCCAATCCGTCGGTGTCCTTTGTCCAGCAAATAGCGAAGCGCTTTGGCAAACGCTTGGTAGTGGTCGATGTAAACCGTGAAAAAGTCATACCCATCCACTCGTTCACATAAAGCAATCGGTCCCTCTTCTTGATATTCCGCAAAAATCTCCCAGTCCGCTTGATGAGAACAGACGATCAATCCATCCATTTGCTTCATCCGCAACCGCTCTAGCGCCTCGAGCTCTCGCTCAACGTCATAATTCGTCTGAAACAAAAGCAACTGATAACCGTAACGAAGCGCCTCCTTGGAAACCCCTTCGATAATCGCGGAAAAATAAGGGTGATGAATGTACGGGAGCATGACTCCGACGATCGTTGTCCTTCCTTTCGCCAAATGGACAGCTTGAATGTTTTTTGTATAATTGAGCTTCTCAACTGCCTCCCAAACCGCCTTCCGCTTTTCCTCGCTTACATACGGATACCCGTTCAATACCCTTGATACAGTAGCCACCGAGACGCCCGCTTCTTTCGCCAAATCGCGGATGTTCGCCACGTTCCCACCCTTTCCTAAAAAACGCTTGACTTGAAACGCGTTTCATCCATTATGTTGATTTCACCATCTAGTATACAAAAGGAGGGTTCATATGCTTTACGGATTTGCCTTGCTCACTCTGCTCATCGCCATCATTTGGGGAGGTGCACATATCGCCTTGAACGCCAAAAACGAAAGGAATTCAAACAAGCAGAGAAATTAAAGGAAATGAGTCTGTTTGTTTCCACCGTTTCAACTGCTATAATGAATGGTATATGGAAAGCAAGGAGGAATCAAGATGCTTCGATATTGGAAATCGCTTTTCTCCATCGCTGTCACCGCCGCCTTGCTTGCCGGTTGCGGTACAGAGACACCTTTATCAAAAGAGACAGAAGCGAAAGCCAAACAAACGGCAAGTTCAGACGAGAATCCCACCAACACGCAAACAGCAGAGCCAGCAGTTCAAGAAACTCCCCGTGCTGACGAACAAAATCAAGCAGGAGGCGGACAAAGTGGGGCGACAGGGGATGAAGCCGTTTCTTCCCGTCCAACAACTTCCTTGTCTTACCAAATGGGAAATCAAACAGTCACAGGGACAGCAACGTTGACCATAAGTGACAACCAGCATTTCTCGCTTTATGTCCTAGACGGGTGGACGCTCGACGCTGAAGAACCGCATGCTGATGTATTGCTCCATGGGGACACGTTCGCCCGCATCCGCCTTCTTCATAACGAGGAGACAAACTATGAGCAGTTGGCCAAAGAACATGCCCAAGCGGTCGATGCCAATGCCGCCCGTCAGCAAACGGATCAACTTCCAAAACCGTTCGCTGATGCCGTTTGGTACACTGCCCAAGCCGATGGCGTTACCGTTCACGTCATCGCCAGCGCTCACCCAGCGCCGATGCTCTTGACAGTGCACGCTCCTAAAGAACAAGATGTACTTGGCGCTGTGCTTGCCATGGTGGCGACGCTGCAAAAGCAATAACTAATTTGAGGGAGGGCCATCGCCCTCCCTTTCCAAAAAGAAAAACCCCCTTTTTTTCAGCCGTAAGAGGGTCAGACGAGCTGTTTGCTTTCTTCTTTGCGGAAAAACGTTCTCATGGCATGAAATACGTCCGATTTTTGCTTTAGGATATAATAGCGGAATTTCTCATCTTTAATATTGCGGTACGCTGACATGAGCGTGGAATGGCGGTTGTACTGGTTGACTTCCCCGTACCCAAACATGTTCGATACTTTCATCAATTCTTGAACAAGCTTGACGCAGCGGGCATTGTCAGACGTTAAGTTGTCGCCGTCAGAGAAATGGAACGGATAAATGTTGTAGCGTGACGGAGAATATTTTGTTTCAATTAGTTCAAGAGCTTTGCGGTAGGCCGAGGAGCAGATCGTTCCACCGCTTTCCCCTTTGGTGAAAAATTCTTCCTCACTGACAACTTTCGCTTCAGTATGATGGGCAATAAAGGCGATGTCGACCGTCTCATACTTCGTGCGCAAAAAGCGCGTCATCCAGAAGAAAAAGCTGCGCGCCATATATTTTTCCCACATGCCCATCGAACCGCTTGTGTCCATCATCGCCAGGACAACCGCTTTCGATTCCGGTTTGACGACTTCGTTCCACGTTTTAAACTTCAAATCCTCGCGGTAAATCGGATAAAAGCTCGGTTTGCCGCTCATGGCGTTGCGTTTGAACGCCGCGAGCATCGTCCGCTTTTTATCGATGTTCCCCATCAGCCCGGTGCGGCGAATATCATTAAACTCGATGTGCTGGACAACGTTTTGGTCGAGCTCTTTCCGCTTCAAATTAGGAAGCTCCAATTGGCTGAAGAGCGCCTCTTCAATTTCCATTAACGACACTTCGGCTTCGTAATAGTCTTGGCCTGGCAGGTCACCGGCCCCTTGGCCTTTCCCTGGCCCCTGCCCCTCCCCGCTCCCGTCTCTGGCTACCACATCACCGACTTGGCTGTCTCCGTTTCCTTGGCCGACGTGCTTGTTTTTCTCGTAGTTATAGCGAATTTTATACTCATCAAGCGAACGGATCGGAATTTTAATGACGTCACGTCCGTTGGACATAATAATGCTTTCTTCCGTGATTAAATCCGGCAAGTTATTTTTGATCGCTTCTTTTACCTTTTCTTGATGGCGCTTTTGATCGTCATGCCCTTTGCGGTGGAGGGACCAGTCTTCTTTCGATACAACGAAATTCCCCTTCATTTTTTCCCCTCCTTTGTTAAAATGGGTTTCACACTTTTTGCTTTCCCGCATATACTTATGTTGGCGTCATCAAAACGGACCATCACTATGCCAAGTTGTTTATTTTATCCTATGCAAAAATTCAAAATAATTGACAGATGAATGCGGAAAATAGAAAAGTGGGCAAGAGGCGGACAAGCCCAATTGTCGACGTAAAAAAAGCATGCCCCAGCGCTCGAGGCATGCCTAGCGGTTCAACAAGCTGCCGACATAGCGGAGCAATTCATTGGCCGATGTAGAATTGTACCCGTACTCATCGATCAAACGGGCGACGACTTCGTTAATTTTTTTCAGTTGCTGCTCATCGGGAGTTTTCGTTGACGTCGTAATTTTCACGATGTCTTTCAAATCGGCGAACAGCTTTTTCTGGATCGCTTCGCGCAGCCGCTCATGCGAATTGTAATCAAATTTTTGACCTTTGCGAGCGTAGGCGGAGATGCGGATTAAAATTTCTTCGCGGAACGCCTTTTTCGCATTTTCGGAAATGCCGATTTGTTCTTCAATCGAGCGCATCAGCTTCTCATCCGGATTCATTTCCTCGCCGGTGAGCGGGTCGCGCAGTTTCGTTTTGTTGCAATACGCTTCGACGTTGTCCAAATAGTTATCCATCAACGTTTTCGCCGATTCTTCATACGAATATACGAATGCCTTTTGCACCTCTTGCTTGGCGATTTCGTCATACTCTTTGCGCACAAGCGAGATGAAGTTCAAATATCGTTCACGGTCTTCCTTGGAGATGGATGGGTGCTGATCCAACCCTTCCTTCAGTGAACGAAGCACATCGAGCGCGTTGATCGACGGCACTTCTTTCCGGATGATGCAGGCCGAAATGCGGTTGATGACATAACGCGGGTCGATGCCGCTCATTCCTTCGTCCGGATGTTCTTTTTTCAGCTCTTCGACATCAACTTCGTTGAACCCTTCAATCATCTCTCCGTCATACAAGCGCATTTTCTTCAATAAGTCCACATCCGGTCGTTTCGATTCTTTCAGCCGCGTCAAAATCGTAAACATGGCCGCAATGCGCAGCGTGTGCGGGGCAATATGCACGTCAGCGACATCGCTTTCACGAATCATTTTTTCATAAATGCGCTCTTCTTCAGAGACACGCAAGTTGTATGGAATCGGCATCACGATAATGCGTGAGTGGAGCGCTTCATTCTTTTTGTTGGCAATAAACGACCGGTATTCCGTTTCATTCGTATGGGCGACGATCAACTCATCAGCGCTGATCAACGCAAACCGTCCGGCTTTGAAGTTGCCCTCTTGCGTCAACGACAGCAAATGCCAAAGAAATTTTTCATCGCACTTTAACATTTCTTGAAATTCCATAATGCCGCGGTTCGCTTTGTTCAGTTCGCCGTCAAACCGATACGCCCGCGGGTCGGACTCCGAGCCATACTCAGCGATGGTCGAGAAATCGATGCTTCCCGTCAAATCCGCGATATCTTGTGATTTCGGGTCGGACGGGCTGAACGTCCCGATGCCGACGCGCCGATTTTCCGAGAAGAAAATGCGTTCGACCATGACGTCTTCAATTCGGCCGCCATATTCTTTCTCAAGACGCATCATATTGAGCGGAGACAGCTCCCCTTCAATGCGAATGCCGTATTCACGGTAAAAATCGTCACGCAAATGGTGAGGAATGAGGTGGAGTGGATCTTCATGCATCGGGCACCCTTTAATCGCATAAACGGCGCCGCGCTCCGTTTTTGAGTACTCCTCAAGCCCTCGCTTCAGGAGCGTCACCAATGTCGACTTCCCGCCGCCGACCGGTCCCATCAGCAGCAAAATTCGTTTCCGCACATCAAGCCGTTTCGCCGCCGGGTGGAAATATTCTTCAACTAACCGTTCAAGCGCCTCCTCGAGCCCGAACAAGTGCCGGCTGAAAAACTTATACCGCCTTCGCCCATTCACCTCTTCTACTCCGGCATCTTTAATCATATTATAAACGCGCGAATGAGCCGACTGGGCCACCCACGGCTTTTCTTTTAAAATCTCTAAATACTCGGCGAACGTCCCTTCCCATCTCAGCCGTTCTTCCTCTTCCCGGTACCGTGCGATTTTTCTTAAAATATCCATAAAGGACCTCCTCACCCTTGGATGTCTAACAGCAAGATTATTACAATTTATGCGAGGATGTCCCGTATCATTCGCCGCAAAAAAAATTTTGTCTTCGAATAGCCATCGGCAGTCATTCACATGCTTGGCCATATTCGTTATAATAAAGGGGAAACGCGTGCCACTTTCATTGCAAGGGAGGAAAAAACGATGCGCACATTGCTTGTGCTAGGAGTGATCGTCGCCTTTTTAACAGCCATTTTCACGGCTGGCTACGAGGACAAACCCGGCGTCAAACAATAGAGCCCAAAAAAACGACCTCCATAGCGAAGGTCGTTTTTTTGTTTATGACAGCCCATGAAACCGTTGCTGGCGCAGCGCCTCATACACTAAAATCGCTGCCGTATTTGATAAGTTCAGCGAACGGACTTTGTCGTTCATCGGAATGCGCAGGCAACGGTCCATGTTGGCCTCGAGCAGCTCCTTCGGCAACCCGGTCGTTTCACGGCCAAATACAAAGAAAATGTCTTTTTCCGTATCGCTGAAGTCAAACGAGTCGTAATATTGCCGGCCAAACTTGGTAATAAAGTAAAACTCTCCGTGCGGAAACCGAGCAAACAACTCGTCAAGCGAATCGTAATACGAAATGTTGACATGCGGCCAATAGTCAAGCCCGGCGCGCTTTAACATTTTATCGTCCGTTGAAAATCCGAGTGGACGGATCAAATGAAGCGCCGTATCCGTCGCCGCGCACGTGCGGGCGATGTTCCCGGTGTTGGCTGGAATTTCTGGTTGGTATAGCACAACATGAAGCGGCATTTCATTCACCTCAACAACATCGTTTATTTGCGGTCAATGATATGAAAAAATTTATACCGAATGTTCGGGGTATAGGCGCTTGAATCCTCGTATGACCAATAACGCATCCGGCTGTTCGTCGTATGGGCGTTCACCAGCGGCATCCCGTCTTGGTCTTTGGCCACTACGATTGTGGAATGATCAAAGCGTCCATCCCCTTGAAAATCATAACAAATGACATCGCCTGCCATCAATTGTTCCGGTTCCGGGACTTCCACGGCCTGCAAACCGATGCGCGACCCGCTCAAATACCAGCGCAGCGAGTGGGCAACCGCCCAGCTGTAACTCCAGCTCCCGTTTTGGCACCACCAGCCCCGCGCCCGGTTCGGATAGCCAGTCATCGGCGCTCCGCCCGCATACAAGCATTGAGAAACAAAGTTCGTGCAATCAACGGGAAAAGACGGAAACGCCGGGTTATGCCGATTCCACCACGTTTCCGCATACCGCACCGCTTGGGCGCGGTCATATTGGTAAGAAAGGCGATCACCCGTCCATCGCTCACGCTCGACACGAGGCGCTTCAACATATTCCCCCATGCGGCTAATCCGTTGATCGTCCGCCAGCTCGCCGCCCAAAAAACGGGCGCACCGTTCCTCGACTTGCTCCTCCATATAGAGAGTCGCCCCGTGTTTAATTAAAAATTGATGATGGGCAATATAAACCACCTTTGTCTCCCGCTCGACCGTCTGCCTGCCGACAATTTGTCCACGAATCGCACAGCGGACGATTTCCGCGCCGCGCCTTTGGCAAAGTTGCTGCTTTCTAGCGATTTCCTCATCGCCCCGAACACCGCTTTCCGAGACAAACGAACGCGCCCGCTCATCGAGCCAATTACGCAACTGCTTTTTCATGGCGCTCCCCACTTTCGTTTTTGTTACTACCTTATGTGGGGAAGCTGAAGTTTTTTCCCTATTCCTTGACCTCCGCCAACAGTTTCAGCCCTTTTTCAATTTCAGAGGCCACATCTGGATCTGTTTCTGTCTGTCTTGCCTCTTCGAGATATGGCTTGGCGCTTACATCCCCAATTTTTCCAAGCGCCCACGCCGCTGTTCCCCGGATGACCGGCCGGCTGTCTTCTTTCAACAGCTGCAATAAATACGGCACTGCCGTCCTGTCTTTATAATGGGCGAGCGCCAAAATCGCGTTGCGCTGGATCGGTTTTTTCCCTCGCCATGAGCCAGCCATCGCCCCAAACTTCTCTTTAAACTCGCGATTGCTGATCTGAAGAAGCGGGATAAGCTTCGGTTTCGCTGCCTCTGGATCCGGCTCAAACTCCGGATGCAGGTGGAAATCCTTTCCCTTATTTTCCGGACAGACCAACTGGCACGTGTCGCAGCCGTACAACCGGTTGCCGATTTTCTCACGAAACTCGTCGGCCAAAAAGCCTTTCGTTTGCGTTAAAAACGAGATGCACCGCTGCGCGTTTAGCTGCCCCCCCTGCACGAGCGCTCCGGTCGGGCACGCATCGATGCATTTCGTACACGTGCCGCATCGGTTTTCGATCGGCTCATCAGGCGGAAACGGAATCGTTGTAATCATCTCTCCCAAATATACATACGAACCAAACTCCGGTGTAATGATGGAACAGTTTTTCCCGCTCCAGCCGATCCCCGCCCGCTCTGCCACTGCTCGGTCAGCGAGCTCTCCCGTATCCACCATCGAACGGACGCGGGCGTGCGGCACCTTAATAAGCAAAAATTCTTCCAGCTGCTGCAAACGGTCCCGCAACACGTCATGA
Proteins encoded in this region:
- a CDS encoding LacI family DNA-binding transcriptional regulator; protein product: MANIRDLAKEAGVSVATVSRVLNGYPYVSEEKRKAVWEAVEKLNYTKNIQAVHLAKGRTTIVGVMLPYIHHPYFSAIIEGVSKEALRYGYQLLLFQTNYDVERELEALERLRMKQMDGLIVCSHQADWEIFAEYQEEGPIALCERVDGYDFFTVYIDHYQAFAKALRYLLDKGHRRIGYCIGRRTGPNSQARAAAYEEVLRDAGVTPQRQWIFDGCLFLEDGKRVIEQWMAMGERPSALLVTSDQVAAGIVLYAQRVGVRIPEELAIIGFDNDPLAEMLGITTVALPHFTLGERAFRLLHHWLETGNVPRKQEELPTRLIVRATG
- the yhbH gene encoding sporulation protein YhbH codes for the protein MKGNFVVSKEDWSLHRKGHDDQKRHQEKVKEAIKNNLPDLITEESIIMSNGRDVIKIPIRSLDEYKIRYNYEKNKHVGQGNGDSQVGDVVARDGSGEGQGPGKGQGAGDLPGQDYYEAEVSLMEIEEALFSQLELPNLKRKELDQNVVQHIEFNDIRRTGLMGNIDKKRTMLAAFKRNAMSGKPSFYPIYREDLKFKTWNEVVKPESKAVVLAMMDTSGSMGMWEKYMARSFFFWMTRFLRTKYETVDIAFIAHHTEAKVVSEEEFFTKGESGGTICSSAYRKALELIETKYSPSRYNIYPFHFSDGDNLTSDNARCVKLVQELMKVSNMFGYGEVNQYNRHSTLMSAYRNIKDEKFRYYILKQKSDVFHAMRTFFRKEESKQLV
- a CDS encoding TRAP transporter substrate-binding protein; the protein is MGRKWKWWVLLLVIGVGLAAWTGSRQADQERIVYDDEQRGLQKQIIIYFSHVVAENTPKGLAAQKFAELVEQKTNGRVKVEVFANGSLYSDGEELDALLRGDVQMIAPSFSKVTELIPEWQVLDLPFLFHDDNDVRRVFTGKVGAELLGMLEEKGIKGLALWSNGFKQMMGTTRPLVEPDDFRGLRFRIMPSEVIDKQFRLLGGEPVAVSFDRVYRALERHEFDGQENTISNIYSKGFYKFQPYITISNHGYLGYAVMMNQSFWNSLPKEIQQNIAEAMDEATRWNLRQSKAQNERELQQLKRREDVHLYLLSETEKRRWERKLAPLYQEFTRRFGSRLLNEIKKSDE
- a CDS encoding ATP-binding protein, coding for MNRLPIRWKITILIFVIVSFSMLLSGVFIISDFFHTKEEELSQRALLTARTVSELPEVKQHIVGSKQSRALVNPIVERVRVIHSADYIVVLDMNKIRLSHPLPAMIGTVSRGADEGPAFAEHTYTSKARGEIGTVVRAFVPIMNRDHEQIGVTIAAYRLPTFWEAIDTLKEEIAMAVVLSLAAGGSGAWLLASHIKRQMFELEPHEIAKLLVERTEAFNAMHEGVIAIDSNENITIFNDRAKQMLGIEGDVIGRPIRSVIPDTYLPEILEVNKPIYNKELQLGNLTIWSNRIPIKVNGETVGAIAIFQDRTEVKRLAEELTGVKAFVHALRVQNHEYMNKLHTIAGLIQLGHVEKALEYVFQVTEEQAELTQFLSRNIKDESISGLLLSKIRRGKELGIRVTIDRHSRLHRFPPHLDHHDFVILLGNLIENAFDAFQGITDREKEIYISMEQNEEICSLSVEDNGQGIAREHIDRIFDEGFSTKGKNGRGIGLYLVKQIVEKGNGHISVQSEEGKGTVFTITFDM
- a CDS encoding PrkA family serine protein kinase, with product MDILRKIARYREEEERLRWEGTFAEYLEILKEKPWVAQSAHSRVYNMIKDAGVEEVNGRRRYKFFSRHLFGLEEALERLVEEYFHPAAKRLDVRKRILLLMGPVGGGKSTLVTLLKRGLEEYSKTERGAVYAIKGCPMHEDPLHLIPHHLRDDFYREYGIRIEGELSPLNMMRLEKEYGGRIEDVMVERIFFSENRRVGIGTFSPSDPKSQDIADLTGSIDFSTIAEYGSESDPRAYRFDGELNKANRGIMEFQEMLKCDEKFLWHLLSLTQEGNFKAGRFALISADELIVAHTNETEYRSFIANKKNEALHSRIIVMPIPYNLRVSEEERIYEKMIRESDVADVHIAPHTLRIAAMFTILTRLKESKRPDVDLLKKMRLYDGEMIEGFNEVDVEELKKEHPDEGMSGIDPRYVINRISACIIRKEVPSINALDVLRSLKEGLDQHPSISKEDRERYLNFISLVRKEYDEIAKQEVQKAFVYSYEESAKTLMDNYLDNVEAYCNKTKLRDPLTGEEMNPDEKLMRSIEEQIGISENAKKAFREEILIRISAYARKGQKFDYNSHERLREAIQKKLFADLKDIVKITTSTKTPDEQQLKKINEVVARLIDEYGYNSTSANELLRYVGSLLNR
- the queG gene encoding tRNA epoxyqueuosine(34) reductase QueG, producing the protein MDVAALKQEVIEYSRSIGIDKIGFASADPFVELKERLRRQQELGYQSGFEEPDIEKRTNPSLLLSEAKSIIAIALAYPSKMKDAPRGTKTERRGLFCRASWGKDYHDVLRDRLQQLEEFLLIKVPHARVRSMVDTGELADRAVAERAGIGWSGKNCSIITPEFGSYVYLGEMITTIPFPPDEPIENRCGTCTKCIDACPTGALVQGGQLNAQRCISFLTQTKGFLADEFREKIGNRLYGCDTCQLVCPENKGKDFHLHPEFEPDPEAAKPKLIPLLQISNREFKEKFGAMAGSWRGKKPIQRNAILALAHYKDRTAVPYLLQLLKEDSRPVIRGTAAWALGKIGDVSAKPYLEEARQTETDPDVASEIEKGLKLLAEVKE
- a CDS encoding amidase domain-containing protein, which codes for MKKQLRNWLDERARSFVSESGVRGDEEIARKQQLCQRRGAEIVRCAIRGQIVGRQTVERETKVVYIAHHQFLIKHGATLYMEEQVEERCARFLGGELADDQRISRMGEYVEAPRVERERWTGDRLSYQYDRAQAVRYAETWWNRHNPAFPSFPVDCTNFVSQCLYAGGAPMTGYPNRARGWWCQNGSWSYSWAVAHSLRWYLSGSRIGLQAVEVPEPEQLMAGDVICYDFQGDGRFDHSTIVVAKDQDGMPLVNAHTTNSRMRYWSYEDSSAYTPNIRYKFFHIIDRK
- the trmL gene encoding tRNA (uridine(34)/cytosine(34)/5-carboxymethylaminomethyluridine(34)-2'-O)-methyltransferase TrmL, yielding MPLHVVLYQPEIPANTGNIARTCAATDTALHLIRPLGFSTDDKMLKRAGLDYWPHVNISYYDSLDELFARFPHGEFYFITKFGRQYYDSFDFSDTEKDIFFVFGRETTGLPKELLEANMDRCLRIPMNDKVRSLNLSNTAAILVYEALRQQRFHGLS